Within Deinococcus fonticola, the genomic segment GAAAAAATTGCCGATGTCGAAGGCAATCTGACCACGCTTCATCAGGTCGTCCGGCGATTTCGGATCCTGCGGAACGAAGACACCCACCACGCCGATCTGCCCGGTGGCGCGAGTGGTCTTCACCAGATTGTTCATGGTCAGGTTGGGGATCTCGTGTCCACCGTGGTCGTGGCACTGCCAGCCCACACATTCGCAGCCCTTATCTGTACCCCGGCCGTTCGTCAGTTCCATGATCTGTTCGACTGGGTCGTGCTCGGCGTCGTTGACAGCAATGGCTCCGATCTGTTCGGCCAGTTTCAGGCGATCCTTGTGGCGGTCGACCACGATGACTTGCCGGGCCCCCTGAATCATGGCGGAGTAAGCGGCCATCAGTCCCACTGGTCCCGCCCCATAAATCGCGATGCTGTCACCGGGCATCAGATTGGCGAGCCGCGTGGCGTGCCAGCCCGTCGGAAAAATGTCGGCCAGCATCACGTAGTCGTCCTCTTTCTCGGCGGCGTCCTCGGGGAGCTTCAGGCAGTTGAAATCACCGAAGGGCACCCGCAAGTACTGGGCCTGTCCACCCTGAAACGGGCCCATGTCGGCAAACCCGTAGGCA encodes:
- a CDS encoding glutathione-independent formaldehyde dehydrogenase, whose translation is MKALIYNGPRDVRVVDVADPQIEQPTDVLVKITSTNICGSDLHMYEGRTDIECGRVLGHENLGEVVEIGRAVYRIKVGDKVCLPFNIGCGFCRNCEKGLTGACLTVAPGQAGAAYGFADMGPFQGGQAQYLRVPFGDFNCLKLPEDAAEKEDDYVMLADIFPTGWHATRLANLMPGDSIAIYGAGPVGLMAAYSAMIQGARQVIVVDRHKDRLKLAEQIGAIAVNDAEHDPVEQIMELTNGRGTDKGCECVGWQCHDHGGHEIPNLTMNNLVKTTRATGQIGVVGVFVPQDPKSPDDLMKRGQIAFDIGNFFFKGLRMGSGQANVKAYNRELRDLIHADRAKPSFLVSHRLPLDQAPDAYKNFDNRIDGWTKVILKPNE